The sequence ATTTTTACCATCAAATATATTTCAAAAGGGTGAAGTTGTATTGGTACCAAGATCAAGAGGTGGTTTCACTTATGCAAAAATCTATGAAGCATCAGATTCAAATATTTGTCATAATGATCCAACAGTTCATCATCATGTTGTTCAATACCGTGCGGTTTATCCATCAAATGGTAAAAGGGATAATCTTTACAAGGATTTATCAGCAATTTACTTGGGTAAATTAATACCAATGGAAAGATTACCACCAAATGTCAAAAAGTATACATTAACCCCTCCAAATGAGAGCTTTTCAATCATTGGTCAAAAAGCATCGGTAAGAGATTTACAGGGTATTTTATTCTCACCATTTTCAAAGTTTCATATGAATCAAATCGTATTGGTACCAAGAAGTAAAGGTGGTTTCACTTATGGTTGTATCGTTAAGGAGTGTAGAGTAACTTGTAAAGTCAATGATGTTAAACATGATGTACAAGGTCATCGTGTAGTCGTTGAGAAGAGTAAAGATCATACCGTTATCAAGGATTTAGCAATTGGTAATCTCGGTAAAATATTTACATctgttgaaaataatcaatcatcACTTAATCCATTGAatggtttaaatttaaatagtaataataataatagcaataacaatagcaataataataataacaataataataataataatacaaatttagttacaacaaatttaaataataataataattttaaaattagacATTCAATTAGTAATGATAGATCATCACGTGGTGGCAACAATAATTTacgtagtggtggtggtggtagcaACAATAGGGATCATAAAAAGCAATCAAAGGAAAAGAGAAAGCAAAATCAATATGATCAATTAGCTGCTGCAATGCTACAAGAAATTGTCGAAAGTAAtccaaaaaatattaataataataatgaggAAGAGGATGAGGAGGATGAAGAGAATGAGGATGATAATATTCAAGTTAATGAAGAGGAAGATGGTGAATCATCTGAGGTGGATGGGCCATTATCAtctgaaaatgaagaagaacaagaagtTGATggagatgatgaagatgatggagatgatgaagaagatgataatgatgatgaagaaaatgatgaGGATAGTGAGAAAGAGTATGAGGTTCAGGATAATCAAGAAAAtcattcaaatgaaattgaacaagattctgatgataatgatgatgaagatgatgatgaagaagaagaggaaatCTTATGGACAggtcaaaaattaaatactcCAGCAGTTTCTTCTGTACCAGTAATTACTTCTCAaccatcacaacaacaacaacaacaacaacaacaacaacaacaacaacaacaacaacaacaacaacaacaacaacaacaacaacaacaacaacaacagcaacttCAAGCTAAACCCCCTGTTACTCAACAAacatatcaacaacaaaatcgtCAAACAATCCCACCTCAACAACAGGTTTCCCAAACTTTAGCTCAACAACCAAAACCACaatcacaaccacaaccacagcCACAAATattacagcaacaacaacaacaacaacaacaacaacaacaacaaccaaaagtTAAAGCAGGAATATTTCAAATGCCAGTTGATGCAGAAGTATTTACaggtaaaaaaaagaaatcatcaaaatcaacattaattattattgatggACCAAATGTAgcaaaaagaaataaatctaaatcattttcagtttcatcattaaagaaatcattagATTATTATATTCTCAGAGGTTATGATGTAGTTGCATTCGTTCCAGAATCATTTGCATCTAGAAAACCACATAATGATCCAAAAAAGACATTTACTATGTTTGATTACAATGATTTGGCAGATGATTTAGTTGGACTTCAAAAATTGACAGATTCAGGTTATGTTTGTTTAACACCAGCTCAAGATTATGACGATAGCTATACCATTCATTATGCTAAAAAGAATGGTGCTTGTATCGTCACCAATGATCGTTACAATGATCACATTGAAAAGCAaccaaatgaaattgaaaaagccAAAACTAGAAAATTCATTAGAGATCATTGTATTTCCTTTGCTTTTGTTCGTAATGAATTCCTTCCAAATCCAGATTTCAAATTTCCAACAAcataaatttagaaaatcaattgaactTTGATCATTTTTATCTCCACTTTCTCTCAATCagtctattttttttttttcttcaactTGTTTGGAAAatgaatgatttttttttaaaagtaaaatttCCCAACTAGCAAAATTTCCTcttctcaaaaaaaaaaaaaaaaaaaaaaaaaaaacaaaaacaaaacaaaaaaacaaaaaaacaaaaaaaaaagaaaaaaaaaaaaaccaaaactaTTCTATGGCTTACTTTTTatatacaaaaataaataaataaataatcttgatatatttttaaaaattttaatattttatttacatgTTCCTAAGTGTACAGGCATTATTTTACAAATGCGAAATTGTtaactattttaattttttttttttttttttttttggataaaTATTCATTTGTTTAAGAAATGATTAAAGggattgaaattgaaattggttttCTACTAATTGAGTCTTTGTATTTAAGCTCCAACTCTGCTTGTGTGCTTGAAAGAGGAGTGGATGTTGGCTCATAGTATATATAGAAAAGTTGGTGTTCTTGAGGACTTAATGGAATTGTACCTGGTTTACTAGTTTCACATATATTTTGGTCTCCTCTAAGATATGGAATTTTGAAACTTCCACAATCTCCTTTAATCTGTAATTCTAAATCTACCAAATCTAATccattatttgtaattgtaatatttgctttattattattctattttatagaaaaaaaaaaaaaaaattaatattaaaaaaaaagaaaaaaaaaaaacaaaaaaaaaaaaaaaaaaagataataattatttttttttttatttatttttttttattttatttattttttatttacatacTTGGCTGAAATTTAATTTGGTTGGTTCAGCttgaattaaagaattttccattttgttttgataattattagTAATTGAGGGTGTGGGTgtgttaaaaaataaaaaaataatgaggAAAAAgtgtttatataaaaatcaatttaaaaaaaataaaaataaaaacaaaaacaaaaataaaaaaaaaaataaaaaaaaaaaaataaaaaataaaaaaaaaaaataaaattaaaataaaatttgttttttattaattttaaaaaaaaaaaaattataaaaatggattttgaaatttactgtcaatttattttcaaattgagccatgaatagaaaaaaaaaaaaaaaaaaaaaaaaataaaaaaaaaaaaaataaaaaaaaattttagaaaattggtttttttagtaaacttgaatatttttttttttttcttatgaGTTTTTAAgataatgtaaaaaaaaaaaaaaagaaattattattcaagtttattaaaaaatgaattttctttttttttttttttttttttttttttttttttcaaacccATGGGTTTATAAATTTCGATGATATCTcaaaacaatttcaattttttatttatttttttttattttttattttttttttttcttttttttttctgtattttttacaaatctaatttttgatctttttcccaaaaaaaaaaaaaaaaaaaaaaaaaaaaaaatcacaaaattattttttttttttttttttttttttttatttttacaaaaattttaaatacacaaaaattttaaataaacaaaaatgtCATTCAGAGGAAGACCAAGTGTAGCTTCAAGAAGATTTGGTAGAGGTGGCTTCAGCAGACATGGTGTCGCACCAAACCAACAAAAAGATAATGATCAATCATTGGAAAGCATAAATGCTAGTAtggattcaattaataatatcaatgatATTAGAggaataattataaattcaaaattaaatataccactttccaaattaattttaaaatcatcattcAAAGAtgaatttattgttttatttttagttttattaaacaCTGttggtaagtttttttttttttattttttatttttatttttttttcattatttaaattaactaattttttttttttttttttttttttttttttataatttacaaaaaaagatttacaTTCAAATGCaaagattaattttttagtaTCAACATTTGATCTTAAATTAtatgatttatcaaaatcattattagagacaaataaatatacatTTATAGAGATTTCAAAATGTTTAAAGATTATGGACTCAAAAAGAATGATTAAAATcttaaataaaagattagaagaaattaaaagtaatcatgaaagaaaattaaaagagaaaaagtTAGCAATAGAGAAAAGTTTAGAACAATTGTCAGtggatgataatgaaattcaaatgaagaaagaagagaaaaaacaacaagaacatAAGAGATATTTAGAGAAAGTtgagaaaagaaagaaaagaattgAAGAGTTTAGTAAAAAAGTTGAccaaacaaaatcaaaaaaacaatatgctttaaaaaaagttttaattaaaatgaaagaaCAAAAGAAAGTAGAGAAAGTCGTAAAGGGTGATAAGGAGGTGGTTTATAAGAATCGTTATGAAAATGCAGTTAAATCTGTGGAGAATAAAATTAGAGAATTGGTATCCTACCAATACGAATCTGGATTATCTGGTAATGTTATAGCCATTttcaaaaagttttttaaacaaGTACCACGTTCAACATTGGAATACTTTGCCTATGGCCAACCAAAGGCTACTTGGCGTGAAATTGCCAGACTGTTACATTTGGGTCCAAAAGATCTTTGTGATGAAATTCCATGGTTCCTTAGTGTTATGTTTGGTGGAAGTGCTCCAGTTGGTACACGTGTTTATGAATTTGAAAAGGAATTAAAAGATCCATCAAAATTCACTAAAGAAAGAGCCATTGAATTGATTAACCAATTCAAACCAACCTATGCATTCCTTAGAAAGAATTTACCAGAATCATTATTCGATGGCGAAATGAAAGCAATGGTTGCAGAGTATGAAGAAATCGATGCATTAATTTGGTGGTTAAATGAATTAGGAAAGGAGGAAAAGGTCATtgaaattatcattaaacgTATTACCAGTGGTAAAGAGTCTTTGAAAAATGTTAGCATTGGTACACTATTAGAGAGATCAATGGGTCTAAGTCAAGATTCGCCATTGTTCAATTGTTTATTCCCAgagattttaaagaaaatgacTGAACAAAGAGAGAAATTCgttttaccaccaccaatttcCATTTTTGGTGATAAATCTGGTTCAATGGATGTTGCAATTCGTTTAAGTAATATCATTAGTTTCATTATTTCATCTTTGACACCAGGTGCCGAGTTATCATTTTTCGATTGTAAAAATGTTCCATCGCCAATTCCAGTGGATTCTTTAGAGAatcttttcaaattaaaagaCTTGGTCAAAGCATCGGGTGGTACAGATCCAGGTGTGTCAATGTATAAACTTTTATCTGAAAAAGTTGTTAAAAACTATATTGTCGTGGTTACCGATGAAGAGGAAAATGGATATAAACATGGTAGATTTAGCGAGTTGTTCATTCAATATCGTAAAGAGGTTGCACCAAATTGTAAATTAGTTTTCATTTCATTCATTCCTCAATACTCTGAAGGTCAAATGGTCGGTGAGTTACGTAGAAAAGGTTTCGATTCTTCAactttaattcaaattcctTTCGATGCAACAAATCCTGATGTTTCAAAAATCGATGGTATGCTTTCAAGTTTATCTTGTGAATCTGAACAATTCAAAGATCAATTGGACCTCCTTGTTACTATTCTTTCAACAGTTGGTTAtaaaaatggttttaaattcattaatgatAGAGCACCTCTCTTAATGAGATTcgatttaaatattcaattaggtattgaaaatgttttatctattattaaaactaatcCAACTTTAGATAactatcaatatttaatggttaaaaataatttaaatcgtTTACTTAAAATCTctaaagataataatgatttggTTTCTCTtgaaacttttaataatattcataaagaattttcaaaattatcaaaagatGATGGTattcaatatcttttaaaatctttatcaaatttGCAACCAATTTCTGTTaaagataattaaaaattaaaaataaaaaataaaaaaaataaacaaatttgtattattaatttttctatacattttttttttatttttatttttattttttttttattaaaaaatttttaattaaatttaaaatatatacaaataattaaaatgatataaaataatttgtttttttatttttttccgattaaaaatttcatcattcTCATTTAATTCCCACATTCatgtgaaaatatttttctttttttttttttatctttttatcattttttttttttttttttttttttttatattttatttttaatcaacAAGTAAAAATTACATAtcaaagtaataaaaataaaaaaaatgtcacAAAATTATACctattcaaaattaaagaaaccaAGTTATGTATCAGGTTCCAGTAATAAATCATCTTCACATACAACATCGTCATCaccttataaaaaaaaagaaattgaaccAAAAGAAAACTATGAACCAATAACACCTGAAGGagtttatttatatgatAAAGATTACACACATTTTGTAGTTCATTGTAGTAAATCATCATATAATGAATATATTGGTAGATATAATCCAAAATTTccatcaacaaataattataaatttggtAATCCATTTGTTGTAGGAAAAGATGGTGATCGTAATACAGTagttaaaaaatatagaGATTGGATATTTTCACCAGaacaaaatgatttatttaatgctGCAAAGGAATTGAAAGGTAAAATACTTGCTTGTTGGTGTTCACCTTTAAATTGCCATGGTTTTGTTTTATCTGAAATTGCCAATTcatcaattacaaataaaccAGAGCAAATATTACAACAATCTGAGGTAATAtctcaacaaccacaacaatcccaacaaccacaacaaacacaacaaacacaacaaacacaacaaacacaaccacagcaaccaccacaaccagtACAATCCCAACCAAAAATTCAAACAAGATCCTCTACAATGTCAACGtcagatttaaaaaaacctttGTTTGATGATAAGGATTTTCCACCTTTGGGaggtaaaaaataaataaaattaattaattaatcattcaataataaaatttaaaaaaagtttttaatgtGTGTTTTTGGTATAAATTTAGTATAACGAAAATGAggttttttatatataaaattaaaaaaacctcatttttaatttaaacatCTAAATATGTGTCAAATAATCGtttgttaaattaattaattacgACACCCATTTTGTTGggtataaatattttataggatttttttttttttaataacatcaCTCAATTTGAGTGTGTTCTAGGAGagtttatttgtatttttttttttttttttttttttttttttttttttttcttgttattcttattttttttattattattattattattatattattattattattatattattattattatattattattattatattattattattattatattattattattattattattgttataatttttttttttttttttttttttttttatgagtAGTTGGTGTTATATGAGCAGTATGGTATGAAGTGTTCCGGGATGTTTATGGTCATGAGTTTCGAGTTCCAGTTGTGGCTGAATTTTTCGAGTCTTCTTTTTATTGATGCGGTCCGATTGATTGACTCTCGGTTATCAGTGCATCTTAGTTCTTGACGTAGTTGTTTTTCTACTATCTTTCTTGTTCTATCCCATTCGGCATCTCTcgcttttttgattttatgaaTTATTTGGTTCTCTGTTATTATTGTAGTGTTATCgttgaattttatttgatttcttcTGTACCATATCGATTCCATAATGGCTCCTATCAGATTTGATGAGAATGGTGTGAGTAGTTTTCCGAGAACTTTTTCGCTCCATGGACCGTGGTAAGTGTTGTTGGAGTCTTTACAGACCTTTTGATAGATTGAGTCGATATTCTGTTTTATTGATTTGCATTCGAAGAAGATGTGCATAGACGATTCTTCTTCTTTACATGAGTGGCAATTCTCCCCATGGTGTTTTGAAAGTGCCTTGAGTAGATATCTCCATGCTAAGTCTCTTCCTTTGATAGTTGTGATTGATCTGGCTTCTCTAAATGGTAGAATTGGGTGATTAATGTTCTTTTGAATCAGTTTTTGACCTGTTGTTGGCTGGTGTTTGTTCCATCCCTTGTATTTGATATCCATCATGTTTCTATAgattacttttaatttttgtttgttttcgTATTTGGGTTTGACTTGGTTTAGTTTGAGAGTTATTCGCTCTCTTGGGTGGTGCAACAACTTCCAGGCTTTCCAGCATTTGATGTGAATCCTTGATAGT comes from Dictyostelium discoideum AX4 chromosome 2 chromosome, whole genome shotgun sequence and encodes:
- a CDS encoding hypothetical protein (Group-specific antigen); amino-acid sequence: MMDIKYKGWNKHQPTTGQKLIQKNINHPILPFREARSITTIKGRDLAWRYLLKALSKHHGENCHSCKEEESSMHIFFECKSIKQNIDSIYQKVCKDSNNTYHGPWSEKVLGKLLTPFSSNLIGAIMESIWYRRNQIKFNDNTTIITENQIIHKIKKARDAEWDRTRKIVEKQLRQELRCTDNRESINRTASIKRRLEKFSHNWNSKLMTINIPEHFIPYCSYNTNYS